The following coding sequences lie in one Stigmatopora argus isolate UIUO_Sarg chromosome 5, RoL_Sarg_1.0, whole genome shotgun sequence genomic window:
- the dnajb5 gene encoding dnaJ homolog subfamily B member 5 isoform X1: MGKDYYKTLGIPKGANEDEIKKAYRRMALRFHPDKNTEADAEEKFKEIAEAYEVLGDPKKRLVYDQLGEEGFKTGGVSSSGAPGTSSHHYTFHGDPHATFASFFGGSNPFDMFFGSNRSHGRSNGFSFPNEHGNNDGEQDADLDEDDHFAHFGRQFGYAGGVKNGFPGEGRRRKGGPQECPGGTRKQQDPPVVHELKVSLEEIYHGCTKHMKITRRRLNPDGRSLRTEDKILNIVIKKGWKEGTKITFPKEGDQTPDNIPADVAFVLKDKGHTHFRRDGSNIIYNCKISLKEALCGCTVSIPTLEKRLISLPCHDIIKPGTMKRLRGEGLPFPKNPSQRGDLIVEFSVRFPDRVPPQSKEIIRLHLPPS, translated from the exons ATGGGGAAAGACTACTACAAGACGCTGGGCATCCCCAAGGGCGCCAACGAAGATGAGATCAAGAAGGCGTATCGGCGCATGGCCCTGCGCTTCCATCCCGACAAGAATACGGAGGCCGACGCCGAGGAGAAGTTCAAGGAGATCGCCGAGGCCTACGAGGTGCTCGGTGACCCCAAGAAAAGGCTCGTCTATGACCAGCTTGGCGAGGAAG GTTTCAAGACTGGAGGGGTCAGCTCATCGGGCGCTCCCGGCACCTCAAGTCACCACTACACCTTCCACGGAGACCCCCACGCCACTTTCGCCTCATTCTTCGGTGGCTCCAACCCCTTCGATATGTTTTTCGGGTCCAACCGGAGCCATGGGCGCTCCAACGGCTTCTCCTTCCCCAACGAGCACGGCAACAACGACGGCGAGCAAGACGCCGACTTGGACGAAGACGACCACTTCGCTCACTTCGGGAGGCAATTCGGCTACGCCGGTGGGGTGAAAAACGGCTTCCCGGGAGAAGGCCGCAGGAGGAAGGGTGGACCCCAGGAGTGCCCGGGAGGTACCCGAAAGCAACAGGACCCCCCGGTGGTCCATGAGCTGAAGGTCTCCCTGGAGGAAATCTACCACGGCTGCACCAAACACATGAAGATTACACGCCGCAGGTTGAACCCGGAcgggaggagcttgaggaccgaGGACAAGATTCTAAACATTGTGATCAAGAAGGGCTGGAAGGAGGGCACCAAGATTACCTTCCCTAAGGAGGGCGACCAGACCCCCGACAACATTCCTGCCGACGTTGCCTTTGTGCTGAAAGACAAGGGCCACACCCACTTTAGGAGGGACGGTTCCAACATCATTTATAACTGCAAAATCAGTCTCAAAGAG GCGTTATGCGGCTGCACAGTCAGTATCCCCACTCTGGAAAAGCGACTCATCTCGCTGCCGTGTCACGACATCATCAAACCCGGCACGATGAAGCGACTTCGAGGGGAAGGCCTCCCGTTCCCCAAGAACCCCTCGCAACGCGGCGACCTTATCGTGGAGTTCTCGGTACGTTTTCCCGACAGAGTCCCGCCTCAGTCCAAAGAGATCATTAGACTCCACCTTCCCCCGTCGTGA
- the dnajb5 gene encoding dnaJ homolog subfamily B member 5 isoform X2: MGKDYYKTLGIPKGANEDEIKKAYRRMALRFHPDKNTEADAEEKFKEIAEAYEVLGDPKKRLVYDQLGEEGFKTGGVSSSGAPGTSSHHYTFHGDPHATFASFFGGSNPFDMFFGSNRSHGRSNGFSFPNEHGNNDGEQDADLDEDDHFAHFGRQFGYAGGVKNGFPGEGRRRKGGPQECPGGTRKQQDPPVVHELKVSLEEIYHGCTKHMKITRRRLNPDGRSLRTEDKILNIVIKKGWKEGTKITFPKEGDQTPDNIPADVAFVLKDKGHTHFRRDGSNIIYNCKISLKEDTCCTS; encoded by the exons ATGGGGAAAGACTACTACAAGACGCTGGGCATCCCCAAGGGCGCCAACGAAGATGAGATCAAGAAGGCGTATCGGCGCATGGCCCTGCGCTTCCATCCCGACAAGAATACGGAGGCCGACGCCGAGGAGAAGTTCAAGGAGATCGCCGAGGCCTACGAGGTGCTCGGTGACCCCAAGAAAAGGCTCGTCTATGACCAGCTTGGCGAGGAAG GTTTCAAGACTGGAGGGGTCAGCTCATCGGGCGCTCCCGGCACCTCAAGTCACCACTACACCTTCCACGGAGACCCCCACGCCACTTTCGCCTCATTCTTCGGTGGCTCCAACCCCTTCGATATGTTTTTCGGGTCCAACCGGAGCCATGGGCGCTCCAACGGCTTCTCCTTCCCCAACGAGCACGGCAACAACGACGGCGAGCAAGACGCCGACTTGGACGAAGACGACCACTTCGCTCACTTCGGGAGGCAATTCGGCTACGCCGGTGGGGTGAAAAACGGCTTCCCGGGAGAAGGCCGCAGGAGGAAGGGTGGACCCCAGGAGTGCCCGGGAGGTACCCGAAAGCAACAGGACCCCCCGGTGGTCCATGAGCTGAAGGTCTCCCTGGAGGAAATCTACCACGGCTGCACCAAACACATGAAGATTACACGCCGCAGGTTGAACCCGGAcgggaggagcttgaggaccgaGGACAAGATTCTAAACATTGTGATCAAGAAGGGCTGGAAGGAGGGCACCAAGATTACCTTCCCTAAGGAGGGCGACCAGACCCCCGACAACATTCCTGCCGACGTTGCCTTTGTGCTGAAAGACAAGGGCCACACCCACTTTAGGAGGGACGGTTCCAACATCATTTATAACTGCAAAATCAGTCTCAAAGAG GATACATGCTGCACATCATAA
- the epg5 gene encoding ectopic P granules protein 5 homolog has protein sequence MEAVRPKKTKAKVSTKIRKQKTTQAKENASSSVCDDASTSEFASIPLSAPLQEPQQERLEPILMPETKSKALDLPAETSLSHAASNETLRSVLDLSQTSRATVQQEKEIDLKSELKATSHASRVSTHLDIKSVPSAPPLYPSVPTLEEGSWIDLHSAAVKNSVKGPAVLALAEQECSPLSLQPLESVVELSKTKLYPELPRATAEVQPFSLEQLSVWEPGGGLRTWLEGVEACTAQFCALARHEIHELAELLQNYWRCRRQLTQSHTQLHTQSSDCKSTQNRLWSFRDEQLTLQGLCADQSKVCGYHRFQQAEFSQSVLAELSKLFEIRSELLHQKVALHAYTALLSRVQVESFLYRLLKECSPSQTRPCSFQPLKDAISILFSFMRKVLDDTQFQADIHHWLEILVAELLHVGGSGEHLFLLCHLLCCPAGVGKWAAPFLQIEVSGNVCGVQDFMQALAILMSPARHRAEFLTHMKPCESLNSASSGPESGNWTLVDEGGEEDEDPESSWLLLCEDDLVSFMSQFPFQQLYSHMLGMSKHGVYESHGYSSQKMMRVFAFASSLIEILALGLQTYNRARYRQLVKRIGHIIRMTLCYVSDHWAQYVSGTGTSGSNTHVHSLPLEKLQVEYDHLFLRTVLHVLRSKRLGIWLFMSEMPYGTLSSYMLWRILYVMQCVVTEGLETLCACDDTEACILALREPEHQERFELWLCEVNSSDGISLLTALAHMATPAQYSDPAFVTTITLLIYQVSYVSVSTREIYSKVGRELLATIASAHPFIISVLLGRLSETIQTVGMVALYLCKELPLSLWHPQPEEICVIGAWLLQHPLSAVENRLACVILEGLNWGYSQDGSLALSSSLHSKVALLVAEAYQKYLTDKPYSGLISEGIKQVSYLASVLRLGVSPEASFSQWAWQLLLRLKLHANAQHPKGGWSPPALGSVPLVELTHSPSMHSVVRAVKAGIPIGAYLSIAMTTVGHSLEHFCTDGVGLLRSLIQSRHLRAAVHLLDNILPQIYPLSFYLLSNAQFLSCIQLFLQYDSVCPQGVTQQVTHRVAPLLTGAIYGDNVRLLNSVIQSHVVESSQPSRVGAAAVLEFWMGILTQQNLWYRDKTVLFLIDQICFAAFTHHQEDCLLKLLHQQHKNALGYHGDRGLLSSLVGWIAGNATPSFIEGQSLSGEVWFAWLVLNMEGTFEEDSQLRRCVENELLSEPSISPEQALKRAQQRLKLPVTPSLQRLQVYRWAWQALATPPDHPLLPLVWQKFLQLFLRQPGPDYGLAAGGCIGRRFFQTSSQATLLQDLRQRLQTISDFHHAASQALRVPPTDTVSADNPSDRWLGSPCRSYLTSPQLHIELVRLFGVFALWLEDETLQKQEVYLPSLPPEYEPHRLAQVMQQQQELWLEYVDQERLRHEKKEVLSLWEKVQSEPSFLQTANSSFTDYSFSNAKDRIQSNLQKHSVPLPAPDLQHFKTPVAEVPNLCLSDSKAAAELLQRDLSILQDQARTAVSREAQQVAMEQELLENLPLLYKNRPEQVTLSLECRGKGGQPCQGPANISVTCECVQRQEAVQNQITSLCRDIKNLHTDAKAPPPQSLAQAAVHTENFITALVNMYKSQKSPSVHHVGVAAFYQVVSFVCEDTLRHPPTRQYLSSCVEILGQVFIQGNPEECGRVLKTILEQRRLCPLIAPFFTPNAAPGQLVLLYQDVVASLDLDSADVIFMLLTKFDLFSWLNEAHPVFSVRTQLLELVHEGLCVCGRDPEPDLLTPFHLITKHWSLLLRHHFPDHYSDCLRLLMTSSSNQLLSPECWKVTMRSLGCSSSSRSSKNKCEQGQSSEVSAHATAYSGSPYRSPITLSPQQVDETIDWLSDYFLRNRLSNPDLRSFGLYSAWSPYISEIITFWDYLVHCLSSVSLSSFARDSVGSKRVMQALHELHNKIVKLFKPWIFPLNTEDGSNLKCFPWMETDASVAGCVVALYAQHTDKLHQIFKERLLPGQRGALWFSLLLYCENCTSPRTPEYLLYMYHSHLRKLPWRYLHPDTLLMEHLFNVERGSPKSCFLFMGEILCEVNWVSVLSDHLMPPPQQVTFQSNLNPQKDSYTMLVYLLYMLVFLAKEEQLLSQQDSPLLNLLTQCTSLPWHQLDLSSYQGVLAYVSTHYTPSLLLSTDSATHLLLTSLRSAAGLHPRPYEAAHMEGTLKASAYVCWAVQCLVALEQAGTISISILETQLEALLESIVTFSPPETGLEQRHMAFCSLFSGALAALNSVAVSTGEALALGVIAWLDKKGKGFPILPLLTACSRCLASVSHMTRIMEACITAHFKHAEEELVGWGPVLASLQVPELTVEDFLSESLSGCSFLTLYAIILQRLNSEHTGANERRTLALINTWTHQVSPSGPGNEAKLFLWWHKALNLAVELLQPQASLSELSGVVSGLLRLQSRLLQLGEERLNSGLLGAIGLGKKSPISNKFRVVVRSLATFLSIQVASENELRLQPTSDLQASPKAQQLLGLLETMASNKQYAELEDSLKKALQFIRYPGHCLKDGPRLLALLTNLLYPDLRYLQVIR, from the exons TAGAAGGCGTGGAAGCATGCACAGCTCAGTTCTGTGCGCTGGCTCGACACGAGATTCACGAATTGGCCGAACTTCTGCAGAACTACTGGCGGTGTCGCAGACAGCTGACCCAATCACACACGCAATTGCACACGCAGTCGTCCGACTGTAAAAGCACTCAGAATCGTCTATGGAGCTTCAGAGATGAACAGTTGACACTTCAG GGATTGTGCGCAGATCAGTCGAAAGTGTGTGGCTACCACCGTTTCCAGCAAGCAGAATTCAGTCAAAGTGTGCTGGCTGAGTTGAGCAAACTTTTTGAAATTCGCAGTGAACTTTTACATCAGAAGGTGGCACTGCATGCTTATACTGCTCTGCTGTCACGTGTCCAGGTGGAATCCTTCTTGTACCGCTTATTAAAAG AGTGTTCTCCTAGCCAAACACGGCCCTGTTCCTTTCAACCATTGAAAGATGCCATCAGCATTCTTTTTAGTTTCATGCGAAAAGTCCTTGATGATACACAATTTCAAGCAGATATCCATCACTGGTTGGAAATACTG GTGGCAGAGCTACTCCATGTGGGAGGGTCAGGAGAGCATCTGTtcttgttgtgtcatttgctgTGCTGTCCTGCTGGGGTGGGCAAGTGGGCCGCCCCTTTCCTTCAG ATCGAAGTGAGCGGGAACGTCTGTGGAGTCCAGGACTTTATGCAAGCATTGGCAATTCTTATGTCACCTGCTcg ACATCGTGCAGAGTTTTTGACCCATATGAAACCATGTGAGAGCCTAAATTCGGCTTCGTCTGGACCTGAGTCTGGCAACTGGACTCTTGTGGATGAAGGAGGAGAGGAG GATGAGGATCCAGAGAGCAGTTGGTTGCTGCTTTGTGAGGATGACCTTGTCTCCTTTATGTCCCAGTTCCCATTCCAGCAACTCTATTCACACATGCTGGGGATGAGCAAGCACG GTGTCTATGAGTCTCACGGGTACTCAAGTCAGAAGATGATGCGTGTCTTTGCCTTTGCTTCTTCGCTCATTGAAATTCTCGCCCTTGGCCTACAAACCTATAACAGGGCTCGATACAGACAACTAGTGAAACGAATAGGACACATTATACG GATGACGCTGTGTTATGTCAGTGATCATTGGGCACAATATGTTAGCGGGACTGGTACTAGTGGATCTAACACACACGTCCACTCTTTACCTTTGGAAAAGCTGCAGGTGGAATATGATCATCTATTCCTCAGGACTGTTCTGCATGTTCTCAGAAGCAAAAG GTTGGGAATTTGGTTATTTATGTCTGAAATGCCCTATGGGACTCTATCCAGCTACATGCTATGGAGGATCCTTTATGTGATGCAGTGTGTCGTCACTGAAGGATTGGAAACTCTTTGTGCTTGTGATGACACCGAAGCCTGCATTCTAGCTTTAAGAG aacCCGAACATCAAGAGAGGTTTGAGTTGTGGTTGTGTGAGGTTAACAGCTCTGACGGCATCTCCCTCCTCACTGCACTTGCACACATGGCCACACCAGCCCAGTACTCGGATCCAGCTTTCGTCACAACCATCACTCTGCTGATTTACCAG GTGTCTTATGTCAGCGTATCCACTAGAGAAATTTACTCTAAGGTTGGAAGAGAGTTGTTGGCTACCATAGCATCAGCACATCCCTTTATTATCTCTGTGCTGCTGGGGAGGCTGAGTGAAACCATCCAAACCGTCGGCATG GTGGCACTGTACTTGTGTAAAGAGCTTCCCCTGAGCTTGTGGCATCCTCAACCAGAGGAGATATGCGTGATTGGGGCGTGGTTGCTGCAGCATCCTCTGTCCGCTGTGGAGAATCGACTGGCTTGCGTTATATTGGAGGGTCTCAACTGGGGATACTCCCAG GATGGTTCCTTGGCCTTGTCGTCATCGCTTCACAGTAAAGTGGCTCTGCTGGTGGCTGAGGCGTATCAAAAATACCTGACTGATAAACCCTATAGTGGTCTCATATCAGAAGGAATTAAACAG GTGTCGTATCTTGCGAGCGTCCTTCGCTTAGGCGTCTCCCCTGAGGCATCTTTCAGTCAATGGGCGTGGCAGCTCTTACTCAGGCTAAAGCTCCATGCCAATGCACAGCACCCAAAAGGGGGTTGGTCTCCTCCTGCTTTGGGGTCCGTCCCACTTGTAGAACTCACACACTCGCCCAGCATGCACTCTGTTGTCCGGGCTGTAAAAGCAGGAATCCCTATTGGAGCATACCTGTCGATTGCTATGACAACAGTAGGGCATAG ccTGGAGCACTTTTGTACCGATGGAGTCGGCCTGTTAAGGAGTCTGATTCAGTCTCGCCACCTGCGCGCTGCTGTCCATCTTTTGGATAACATCCTTCCCCAAATCTACCCACTTAGTTTCTACCTTCTCAGCAACGCTCA GTTCCTAAGTTGCATTCAGCTATTCTTGCAGTACGACAGTGTGTGTCCACAGGGTGTGACACAGCAAGTCACACACCGGGTAGCTCCTCTCCTCACTGGAGCAATCTATGGAGACAATGTCCGACTGCTGAACAGTGTTATTCAG AGCCATGTGGTTGAGAGTTCACAGCCCAGTCGTGTGGGTGCCGCAGCCGTGCTGGAGTTTTGGATGGGGATTTTGACCCAGCAGAATCTATGGTACCGGGACAAAACAGTGTTGTTCCTCATTGATCAAATCTGCTTTGCAGCATTCACACATCATCAGGAGGATTGCCTGCTGAAGCTCCTTCACCAACAGCATAAG AATGCTTTGGGTTACCATGGAGATCGAGGTCTGCTCTCCTCTCTGGTAGGCTGGATTGCTGGAAATGCAACACCGTCTTTCATAGAGGGCCAGTCACTGAGTGGAGAA GTTTGGTTTGCCTGGCTGGTACTTAACATGGAGGGCACATTTGAGGAAGACTCTCAGCTCAGAAGATGTGTTGAAAATGAGCTCCTATCAGAGCCTAGTATCTCACCAGAACAAGCCTTAAAG AGAGCTCAACAGAGGCTGAAGTTGCCAGTCACCCCGTCTTTGCAGCGACTACAAGTTTACCGTTGGGCCTGGCAGGCATTAGCCACGCCCCCTGACCATCCTCTCTTACCACTAGTTTGGCAAAAGTTCCTGCAGCTGTTCCTCAGGCAGCCCGGTCCCGATTATGG TCTGGCTGCCGGTGGATGCATTGGCCGAAGATTCTTCCAGACTTCCTCTCAAGCCACTTTGTTGCAAGACTTGAGGCAGAGGTTACAAACCATATCGGATTTCCACCATGCTGCCAGCCAGGCCTTAAGGGTGCCACCAACAGACACGGTCTCAGCAGACAACCCTAGCGACCGGTGGCTCGGTAGCCCCTGCCGCTCCTACCTCACCTCTCCTCAGCTACACATAGAGTTGGTCAG GTTGTTTGGCGTTTTTGCCCTGTGGTTGGAAGATGAAACTCTGCAGAAGCAGGAAGTTTACCTTCCTAGTCTTCCTCCTGAATATGAACCACACAGACTTGCACAGGTTATGCAACAGCAACAG GAACTGTGGCTGGAATATGTCGACCAGGAGCGTCTGCGACATGAAAAGAAGGAGGTCCTTTCACTGTGGGAGAAGGTGCAGAGTGAACCATCATTCCTCCAAACCGCCAACTCCAGCTTCACTGACTATAGCTTCAGCAATG CAAAGGACCGTATCCAGTCCAACTTGCAGAAGCATTCAGTGCCACTTCCTGCTCCAGACCTCCAACACTTCAAGACTCCAGTCGCTGAGGTTCCCAACCTTTGTCTGTCGGACTCCAAAGCTGCTGCCGAACTACTGCAGCGAGATCTCAGCATACTGCAGGACCAAGCAAG GACTGCGGTTTCACGGGAAGCCCAGCAGGTGGCCATGGAACAGGAGCTTCTGGAAAATCTGCCTCTGCTTTACAAGAACCGACCGGAGCAAGTAACCCTGAGCCTAGAATGCAGAGGAAAAGGAGGGCAGCCATGCCAGGGCCCGGCTAATATCAGCGTCACA TGTGAGTGTGTCCAGAGACAGGAGGCAGTCCAGAATCAGATAACGTCGCTGTGCAGAGACATCAAAAACCTTCATACTGACGCTAAGGCTCCTCCTCCTCAAAGCTTGGCCCAAGCTGCTGTCCACACCGAGAATTTTATCAC GGCTCTCGTGAACATGTACAAATCCCAGAAATCCCCATCGGTGCATCATGTTGGCGTAGCAGCCTTCTACCAGGTGGTGTCATTTGTGTGTGAAGACACATTACGACATCCACCAACACGCCAATACCTCTCCTCTTGTGTGGAGATACTGGGACAG GTGTTCATCCAGGGTAATCCTGAAGAGTGTGGTCGTGTCCTGAAGACCATCTTGGAACAGAGACGTCTTTGCCCTCTTATAGCTCCTTTCTTCACGCCGAACGCAGCTCCTGGCCAGCTGGTCTTGCTCTACCAAGACGTAGTGGCGTCACTAGATCTTGATAGTGCAGACGTTATTTTCATGCTACTCACAAAG TTTGATTTGTTCAGCTGGCTGAACGAGGCCCATCCCGTATTTTCCGTAAGGACCCAGTTATTGGAACTCGTCCATGAGGGTCTCTGTGTATGCGGCCGAGATCCCGAACCGGACCTTCTCACCCCTTTTCACCTTATTACCAAACACTGGAGCTTGCTTTTACGCCACCATTTCCCTGACCACTACAGTGATTGCCTGCGTCTCCTTATGACCA GCTCATCAAATCAGCTATTAAGTCCGGAATGCTGGAAAGTGACAATGCGATCCCTCGGCTGCTCATCTTCCTCCCGCAGCAGCAAGAACAAATGCGAACAAGGGCAAAGCTCTGAGGTTTCTGCCCACGCAACAGCCTACTCAGGATCTCCCTATCGATCACCAATCACCCTTTCTCCTCAACAG GTGGATGAAACCATAGATTGGCTCAGTGATTACTTCCTGCGCAATCGTCTCAGCAATCCTGACCTTCGTAGTTTTGGCCTCTACTCTGCCTGGTCTCCTTACATTAGTGAGATTATTACTTTCTGGGACTATTTGGTTCACTGTCTGAGCAGCGTGTCACTTAGCAGCTTTGCCAGAGATTCCGTGGGCAGCAAGAGAGTAATGCAAG CTCTCCACGAACTGCACAATAAGATTGTGAAGTTATTCAAGCCGTGGATCTTTCCTCTTAACACTGAAGATGGGAG TAATCTCAAGTGTTTCCCTTGGATGGAGACAGATGCGAGTGTTGCAGGATGTGTGGTCGCACTTTACGCTCAACACACGGACAAACTGCATCAGATATTCAAAG AGCGGCTTCTTCCGGGACAAAGAGGTGCACTTTGGTTTAGTCTGTTGCTGTACTGTGAAAATTGCACTTCTCCACGGACCCCAGAGTACCTGTTATACATGTACCACTCTCACCTGCGAAAGCTGCCATGGAGATACCTGCATCCGGACACGTTGCTCATGGAGCACCTCTTCAAT GTGGAGAGAGGAAGTCCCAAAAGCTGCTTCCTGTTTATGGGAGAGATTTTATGTGAAGTGAACTGGGTCAGCGTCTTAAGTGACCACTTAATGCCACCTCCACAACAAGTAACATTTCAGTCCAATTTGAATCCTCAGAAGGATTCATACACCATGTTGGTGTATCTGTTATACATGCTGGTGTTTCTAGCAAAGGAGGAGCAGCTCCTCAGCCAACAG GACTCCCCACTTCTCAATCTGTTGACCCAATGCACATCTCTGCCTTGGCACCAATTAGATCTGTCATCCTACCAAGGAGTTCTGGCATATGTCAGTACCCACTACACTCCGTCTCTGCTGCTTAGCACGGATTCTGCAACTCACTTGTTGCTAACATCGCTACGTAGTGCTGCTGGACTTCATCCCCGCCCGTATGAAGCTGCTCACATG GAGGGGACGCTTAAGGCGTCCGCCTACGTGTGCTGGGCCGTGCAGTGTTTGGTGGCTTTGGAACAAGCGGGCACCATCAGCATTAGCATTCTGGAGACGCAGCTGGAGGCCCTTTTGGAGAGCATTGTCACATTCAGCCCACCTG AAACGGGATTGGAGCAGAGGCACATGGCCTTCTGCAGCCTTTTCAGCGGCGCGCTGGCCGCGCTCAACAGCGTCGCCGTCTCTACGGGCGAGGCGCTCGCGCTTGGGGTCATTGCCTGGCTGGACAAGAAGGGGAAGGGCTTTCCCATTCTGCCTCTGCTCACTGCCTGCTCCCGCTGTCTGGCCTCGGTGAGCCACATGACTCGCATCATGGAGGCGTGCATCACGGCGCACTTTAAACACG CTGAAGAGGAGCTCGTTGGCTGGGGTCCCGTGTTAGCATCGCTGCAAGTGCCCGAGCTGACGGTGGAAGACTTCCTCTCCGAGAGCCTATCTGGGTGCAGCTTCCTCACGCTTTACGCCATCATCCTCCAACGCCTTAACTCTGAACACACAGGAGCCAATGAGAGGAGGACGCTGGCTCTAATCAACACGTGGACCCATCAGGTGTCCCCCAG CGGACCAGGCAACGAGGCTAAACTGTTTCTTTGGTGGCACAAAGCACTGAATCTGGCCGTGGAGCTGCTGCAGCCTCAAGCGAGTCTCAGTGAATTGTCAGGGGTGGTCTCCGGGCTATTGAGGTTGCAAAGTCGGCTCCTACAGCTGGGAGAAGAAAGACTCAATTCTGGACTACTCGGGGCCATTGGTCTCGGGAAGAAGTCCCCCATTTCGAACAA ATTCCGGGTGGTGGTCCGCAGCCTGGCAACGTTTCTCTCCATACAAGTGGCATCAGAAAATGAGCTCCGACTCCAGCCCACTTCTGACTTACAAGCTTCTCCAAAAGCACAACAA TTGTTGGGGCTGCTTGAAACCATGGCTAGCAATAAGCAGTACGCGGAATTGGAAGACTCGCTGAAAAAAGCCCTCCAGTTCATCCGCTATCCGGGCCACTGTCTGAAAGATGGACCTCGACTCCTGGCCCTGCTGACAAACCTGCTCTACCCTGACCTCAGATACCTTCAAGTAATACGTTGA